From one Synechocystis sp. PCC 6803 substr. PCC-P genomic stretch:
- the uppS gene encoding polyprenyl diphosphate synthase, with protein MTIKPVILETLPPDLDQQRLPQHVAVIMDGNGRWAKQRGMPRIMGHQRGVDSLKNLLRCCDDWGIAALTAYAFSTENWGRPLEEVEFLMTLFERVLRRELKEMMAENVRIRFVGNLTSLPRSLQDEIARSMEDTKNNTGIRFTVATNYGGRQEIVHVCQAIAREVQSGKLDPETIDEGVVEKYLYTEGLSHPDLLIRTSGELRISNFLLWQMAYAEIYVTSTLWPDFDRQAFHLALRDYQQRHRRFGKV; from the coding sequence ATGACTATTAAACCTGTCATCTTAGAAACATTACCGCCGGATTTGGACCAGCAACGGTTACCCCAACATGTGGCGGTCATCATGGATGGGAATGGCCGCTGGGCAAAACAAAGGGGTATGCCAAGGATTATGGGCCATCAACGGGGGGTGGACTCCCTAAAAAATTTGTTGCGTTGTTGCGATGATTGGGGCATTGCGGCCCTGACGGCCTATGCTTTTTCTACCGAAAATTGGGGCCGTCCCCTGGAAGAAGTGGAATTTTTGATGACCCTGTTTGAGCGGGTGCTACGGCGGGAATTAAAGGAAATGATGGCGGAAAACGTCCGCATTCGTTTTGTCGGTAATCTGACTTCCCTGCCCCGTTCCCTCCAGGATGAAATTGCCCGCTCCATGGAAGATACCAAAAACAATACGGGGATCCGCTTCACTGTGGCCACCAACTACGGCGGCCGCCAAGAAATTGTCCATGTCTGCCAGGCGATCGCCAGGGAAGTACAATCGGGGAAATTAGACCCAGAAACCATTGATGAAGGGGTGGTGGAAAAATATCTCTATACCGAAGGTTTATCCCATCCCGACCTGCTTATCCGCACCAGTGGAGAATTGAGAATCAGCAACTTTTTGCTCTGGCAAATGGCCTACGCCGAAATTTACGTCACCTCCACCCTCTGGCCCGACTTCGATCGCCAAGCATTCCATTTAGCCCTACGAGACTATCAACAAAGACACCGTCGCTTTGGTAAGGTTTAG